AGCAGATGCGGGTTAAACTTAAATATTGCCTACTGTTTTTATTGTTGGTTACCGCTATGGCCAGTTTCGGCCAAACTAGTGAGCAAAAAGCCTTAGAGGAAAAACGTGAACAGCTTCAATCAGAGATTCGAGATATAAATCGTTTGCTATTTGCAGAAAAGAAAGAAAAAGGAAATGTTTTGGATCAAATGGAAGCGCTTGATAAGAAAATTACCGTACGCCAACAATTAATACGTGTAACCAATCAGCAATCCAATTTACTAAATAGACAAATTAATACCAATATTAGAAATATTGGTAAACTGAAAACTGAACTGCAAGAGGTTAAAGATGAGTATGCCCAAATGATTCAGAGGTCATATCAGAACAAATCCAAACAAAATAGACTAATGTTCTTGTTGTCTTCTGAAAGTTTCTTTCAAGCCTTTAAAAGACTTCAGTATATGAAACAGTATACGGAGTATAGAAAGGAGCAGGGAATGGAAATTTTGGCAAAAACAGAACAACTTTCTCGATTAAATGCCGATTTAAATGAAGAGCGTAAAGTGAAAGAGGTCTTATTGGCCCAAAATAAAAAAGCTAAAGATGAATTGTTTGGTGAAATTCAAACACAAAAGGCATTGTTAGGTACTATTAGAAAAAATGAAAGTAAATATGCTTCTGCTATAGATACCAAAAAGAAAGAAGCGCGAAAGATTGACCAACAAATTGAAGCTTTGATTAGAAGTGCTATTGCAGCATCGAATAAAAAGTCGGGCAGTACAACAAAAAATACGAGCAAATTTGTTCTAACTCCCGAGGCCACTATCATTGCCAATAATTTTTCGTCTAATAAAGGGAAACTCATTTGGCCAGTTGAAAAAGGAATTAAAAGTCAAGGATTTGGAGTTTACAGCGACCCTGTTTACCCAGGAATTAAACATCAAAGTAACGGAGTAATTATAGCGACGGACGAAGGTTCAAAAGCACGAGCCATTTTTGAAGGGGAGGTCATTGCTATTTTGGCGGTACCTGGTGGAAATAAAGGTGTGCAAATTAAGCATGGTAATTTTATTAGTACGTATTACAATTTAGCGGATTTATATGTTAAAAAGGGTGATAAAGTCACTAGTAAAGAGGAACTTGGCACTATTTATACCAATCGGAATAATGGGCAGACCCGTCTTAAATTCTATCTTTATCAAGACACATCTCGTTTAAACCCAGAGGAATGGGTATACAGACTCTAATAGAATTAAATTATGAATACTAGACCAATTATAACAGATATTAAGGGAAGTTTTGAACTGAGAAATGGTGTAAAAATGCCTTATCTAGGTTTAGGTACGTACCAGTCAGATAATGACCAAGAAGTCGTTGATGCTGTTAAAAATGCACTAAAATTAGGGTACCGACATATAGATACCGCTGCGGCTTATAAAAATGAAGAGGGTGTAGGTAAGGGCATACGTGAAAGCGGAGTAGATAGAAGTGAAATTTTCCTGGTTACCAAAGTTTGGAATGCCGATCAAGGCTATGAAGAAACACTAAAAGCTTTTAACGCTAGTTTAGAACGTTTGGGTGTTGATTATTTGGATTTATATCTTATTCATTGGCCGGTTGCAGGTAAATACAAAGAAACATGGAGGGCTTTAGAGTATCTATACGCTCAAAAGAAAATCAGGGCAATAGGAGTTAGTAATTTTCTTAAACATCATTTAGAAGATGTTATGAACGATTGTACTGTGGTTCCTATGGTAAATCAGATGGAGTTTCATCCGTTTTTGGTACAACAGGACCTAATCGATTTTTGTGCCGATAATGGAATTCAATACGAGTCTTGGTCTCCTTTTATGCAGGGCAAGGTTTTTGCGTTGGATATTTGTGCAGACTTGGCCAAAAAGTACGGTAAGAGCGTAGCACAGATTATTTTACGTTATAATCTACAAAAAGGAATTGTCGCTATTCCAAAATCTGTACATGCAAAACGAATTGCGTCTAATGCCGATATTTTTGACTTTGAACTATCTAATGAGGATTTGCAATTTCTAGATAATTTAGAAACAGGTGAACGTTCAGGTCCAGATCCCGATAATTTTAATTTTTAATAAACAGGGCTTTTAATTCAGTGGCATTTTCAGGCTTCATTTTACCAGCTAAAACCAAACTAAGCTGTTTTCTTCTTAAGGCACCTTCATAACGGGATATTTCTAATTTGGTTTCAGGTAAAAGTTCTGGTACTTCTGTGGGCTTTCCCGTTTCATCCACGGCCACAAAGGTATAAATAGCCTCATTGGCTTTTGTTTTCTTACCGTTGTAACGGTCTTCTATCCAAACATCAATATAAACTTCCATAGAGGTGTTATAGGCCCTGGAAACTGCTGCTTCAACTGTTACCACACTACCTAACGGAATTGCTAAATTGAAAGCAACATGATTTACAGATGCGGTAACCGTAATTCTACGACTATGCCTACCAGCGGCAATACTAGCGGCACGATCCATACGGGCCAATAGTTCCCCTCCAAATAAGTTTTGAAGTGCATTGGTTTCACTAGGTAAAACCATATCAGTCATTGTAGTTCTAGATGCTGAAGGTGTTTTAGCTTCCATTTATTGATAATTTTCCGCAAAGATACGGGCAACAATGGGAGTTATAAAATGTGTTAGGATTTATTTTTTAGATAATAACCAAGCGTCTTTAGACTCGGTAAGCTTTATTTCCCTTAATGCTTTTAAAGCTTCCGAAGCATTAGTATAGCTTTCATAAGTAACCATATGAAGTCCATAGGCATTGGTTCCGTAATACCCTGCATTGAAACCGTTTGCTTTAAGCGCTTCTATTTTGCGATCTGCATTTGCTTTAACTCTAAATGCACCGGCAACAATATAATGCATTTCACCTTTTTCCATTGTAGGTAATGTTGTGGTCGTTGCCTCAACAGTAACCGTTGGTAGTTCTAATGGTGATAAATCAAAAAATGTAGCTTCCTGTATTTGTTTGGTTACATATTCTTGAGCATCTTGTCTAGCAACTTGCTCATTAGTACGTTGCTGCTGAAAAACACGGTAACCGGTAACTCCTGTAGAAAAGGCCAACATTAAAATGGCAGCATATTTTAAATAAGGTCTCAAACCTCTTGTTTCTCTTCGTTCTGGGCTTATTACAAATGGAATGTGTTCCTCTAATTGAACTACTTCTTCTTTTAAAATTTCTCTTGTAACAGGAATTGAATTAAAATTCGATAATCCAAAAGAAGAGGTCAAATAGTTTGGTTCTGTAGCTGGTTGAAACAATATCTTATCTTCATTGTTTCGTATTAATGAACCTATGTTTTTTAAATTTAAAGATGTTTCTTGAAGTAAAATGTTTTGCCAAATTTTTACTTGTTCCTCAATGGAAGACAGGGCAGATTCAAATGAAACTTTTTCTGATTCCGATACATAGGTTACTAATAAACCATCATTGGAAATTAGTTGCCTATTAAAGGCAATAGATTTATTAGGTGCACTAAAAGTATTGGTCACATGATTAATTTTAGCCGAATTCTTTTGCGTAAGAAATGCGCCAAAACCAGGAACAACCACACAGTTGTACCTATACAATAAATCGCTTATATAGTGTTCTAATACCATTGTTGCGCAAATATGAAAAAAATAACGGGGTATAAAAACCTCTAGCGTAACTTTTTATTAACATATTTTTTCACCTATTTTGTAGACAATAAATGAAAACGACACAACACACTGCCGATGAACTCATTGCAATTCTTAGATTGCAACATGTTCCTAATATTGGAGATATTTTAGCGAAGAAATTAATTTCACATTGCGGTAGTCCCTTAGCAATTTTTGAAGATAAGCAGCGAAATCTATTAAAAATTGATGGAATTGGAACCCATACCATAAAACATTTATTTGATACGGAACATTTAGAAGCTGCCCAGGCTGAATACAATTACATTATAAAAAATGATATTGAATGTGCTTACTTTCTGGACTCTTCGTACCCTAATTATCTAAAACATTGTATAGATGGACCTATTCTGCTTTTTAAGAAAGGAAATATAGATTTAAGTAATAGAAAAATAATTAGCGTTGTAGGTACCCGTAATATTACAAGCTATGGTGCCGCTTTTTGTGAAAAATTTATTGAGGATATTGCTCCTTTGAATCCTATTATAATTAGTGGGTTTGCCTACGGTGTAGATATTTGCATTCAAAAAGAGGCCATTAAGCATGGTTTGCAAACGATAGGGTGTTTGGCGCATGGGTTGAATCAAATATACCCAAAGGTACACGCTAAGTACCAAGCTGATGTTTTAAAAAATGGAGGATTTTACACAGAGTTTTGGAGCACAAGCAATCCTGAACGCGAAAATTTCTTAAAACGAAACCGCATAATTGCCGGTGTTAGTGAAGCTACGGTTGTGGTAGAGTCTGCCGAAAAAGGAGGCAGTTTAGTGACTGCAGATATAGCTAATAGTTACAATAGAGATGTTTTTGCAGTACCAGGTAGAACAACGGATAAATATAGTCTGGGTTGTAATAATCTAATAAAGCAACAAAAGGCGCATGTAATGACCTCAGCGGCAGATTTAATTTATTTGTTAGATTGGGATATTGAGCAAAAAGCAAGTAAGAACATACAAAAGCAATTGTTTATAGAATTAAGCGAGACCGAACAAGGAATTTATAACTACCTACAAAAT
The genomic region above belongs to Maribacter hydrothermalis and contains:
- a CDS encoding murein hydrolase activator EnvC family protein, with the protein product MRVKLKYCLLFLLLVTAMASFGQTSEQKALEEKREQLQSEIRDINRLLFAEKKEKGNVLDQMEALDKKITVRQQLIRVTNQQSNLLNRQINTNIRNIGKLKTELQEVKDEYAQMIQRSYQNKSKQNRLMFLLSSESFFQAFKRLQYMKQYTEYRKEQGMEILAKTEQLSRLNADLNEERKVKEVLLAQNKKAKDELFGEIQTQKALLGTIRKNESKYASAIDTKKKEARKIDQQIEALIRSAIAASNKKSGSTTKNTSKFVLTPEATIIANNFSSNKGKLIWPVEKGIKSQGFGVYSDPVYPGIKHQSNGVIIATDEGSKARAIFEGEVIAILAVPGGNKGVQIKHGNFISTYYNLADLYVKKGDKVTSKEELGTIYTNRNNGQTRLKFYLYQDTSRLNPEEWVYRL
- a CDS encoding aldo/keto reductase, with translation MNTRPIITDIKGSFELRNGVKMPYLGLGTYQSDNDQEVVDAVKNALKLGYRHIDTAAAYKNEEGVGKGIRESGVDRSEIFLVTKVWNADQGYEETLKAFNASLERLGVDYLDLYLIHWPVAGKYKETWRALEYLYAQKKIRAIGVSNFLKHHLEDVMNDCTVVPMVNQMEFHPFLVQQDLIDFCADNGIQYESWSPFMQGKVFALDICADLAKKYGKSVAQIILRYNLQKGIVAIPKSVHAKRIASNADIFDFELSNEDLQFLDNLETGERSGPDPDNFNF
- a CDS encoding acyl-CoA thioesterase; this translates as MEAKTPSASRTTMTDMVLPSETNALQNLFGGELLARMDRAASIAAGRHSRRITVTASVNHVAFNLAIPLGSVVTVEAAVSRAYNTSMEVYIDVWIEDRYNGKKTKANEAIYTFVAVDETGKPTEVPELLPETKLEISRYEGALRRKQLSLVLAGKMKPENATELKALFIKN
- a CDS encoding HU domain-containing protein; the protein is MVLEHYISDLLYRYNCVVVPGFGAFLTQKNSAKINHVTNTFSAPNKSIAFNRQLISNDGLLVTYVSESEKVSFESALSSIEEQVKIWQNILLQETSLNLKNIGSLIRNNEDKILFQPATEPNYLTSSFGLSNFNSIPVTREILKEEVVQLEEHIPFVISPERRETRGLRPYLKYAAILMLAFSTGVTGYRVFQQQRTNEQVARQDAQEYVTKQIQEATFFDLSPLELPTVTVEATTTTLPTMEKGEMHYIVAGAFRVKANADRKIEALKANGFNAGYYGTNAYGLHMVTYESYTNASEALKALREIKLTESKDAWLLSKK
- the dprA gene encoding DNA-processing protein DprA; the protein is MKTTQHTADELIAILRLQHVPNIGDILAKKLISHCGSPLAIFEDKQRNLLKIDGIGTHTIKHLFDTEHLEAAQAEYNYIIKNDIECAYFLDSSYPNYLKHCIDGPILLFKKGNIDLSNRKIISVVGTRNITSYGAAFCEKFIEDIAPLNPIIISGFAYGVDICIQKEAIKHGLQTIGCLAHGLNQIYPKVHAKYQADVLKNGGFYTEFWSTSNPERENFLKRNRIIAGVSEATVVVESAEKGGSLVTADIANSYNRDVFAVPGRTTDKYSLGCNNLIKQQKAHVMTSAADLIYLLDWDIEQKASKNIQKQLFIELSETEQGIYNYLQNNGKQLLDSIALDCKLPIFKTSSTLLNMEMKGVIRPLPGKLFEVI